The genomic DNA AGTTCATCTTCGTTTGTTATATGTATGTTTTTGTTACAGCCTGCAAAGTCCATATCTACACGATGTACTTTAATGCTTTCCTTTTGTAATAGTTCATCTTTCTTTTTCTGCCTGTCGGCTTCGCCTATTGTTCCTGCATTAATTAAATTTTCAACTTGTTCGCCAACCTTCTGCATTACTTCACCTATGTTGTTGTACACATAACTTATACCTGTTTTACGCAGGTAAATATCTGCATCTGCTCCATCGCCTTCACCTTTGTATAATACATTTAGGCAGGGCTTACCGTTCATGTCGGCTATCTGGCCTTTGTTAGGGGTAAAGCGCATGCCATTGCCAGGCAGGGGGGGGCGGATCTGGAGTTTTTCTTGTTTAATACTGTGCCGGGCATGGCTAAACTGCATGGATAATACAGCTAAAACAAAAAATAATAGTTTTTTTGTCCTGTTGGTTTGATTTATATGGTCGTATTTTATCAAGTTAGATTTATTATTTATCGTAACAAAATTATAAAATTAAGGTGTATTCAGGTTAACGTTTATACTACACCCGTTTTTATCTGTAATATTTATTGTGTATGTTCCGGGGCAAAGATGATTCTTATACCTGCTTACATATCCATCCGGCCATAAAAAGGCATATGGTGCGGTACCACCTGAAGCAGTTACTATAATCCATTCTTTACATCCGCAACCGGGGCAGTTAGCTATGCCTTTGGTAAATTGGGCTGTTAAGGGCGAAGGCGAAGAAATTGTTGCCGAAGAAGTGGTCGTACAGCCTTTAGCGTCGGTTACGGTCACTGTATAATTGCCCGGGCCTATGCCTGTCACCGTTTGTGTGGTTTTACCATTGCTCCATAAATAGGAATACCCTGCTGTTCCTCCCGATGGCGTTGCTGAAACAGATCCATTTGAATTCCCACAGCCTGGCTGTGTGATGGCAGTTGTAACAGAAAGATCAGGACTTACAGTTATGGTCTTTACAATACTGTCACTTTTATAACATTTTTTAGAGATCACCAGTTTTACCTGGTAGGTTCCTCCGGCTAAATAAGTGTGGGGAGGAAATTGCAGTGTTTTAAATGTGCCCGTTGTCCCATCTCCGTAATACCATTTAGTGGTAATACTGTCGGGCATAAAACTGCAGGAGGAATTTGAAAAAGTTACCTGTTTTGAACAAGGGTTAATTGTTGCCTGGAAATCAGCTTTCAGGGGAATAGTATCAAGAGGAGAAAGTGGAACAATATTTTGCAGGCCATATCGCGATTGTCGTCCTGACAGGGAAAAGCTATTCACTGTTACATTGCATCCCGGACCAACAATGTCAGGATTGTTAATCACTGTAAGCGATGTTCCTCCGCTATTTGCCAGGTATATTTTTTTATCCGGTCCCAGATAACTTCCCCACATATTTGCTCCTGCAAGAGTTGTTCGATAAAGGGAAGTGGAAATATTTGCTGCATTTAAATCCCATTGATAAAAGGTAGAAGAGAATGGGGCATAAAGTACCGAACTGTTAGGGGAGAAGGCTATGCCATAAAAATTTTCATAGCCAAAACCCATGAAATATGTAATTATTTTTTCATTACTGAGTAAGCCCGTATTTTTATCAAAATCGAAAAGGCGGATCTTATTCGTACCGCCTGTTTGATATTGTGAAACTGCATATTTGCTTCCATCGGGTGATATGCAACTGTAACCGGCTCCGTTGTAGTTGTCGGAAGGAGCAACAGATGTTATAGGCGGATTAATGCCCGTGCTTGTAATTAAAAATGCTTTGAATGTATCTCTGCAGGAAGGAATAACAACCCAATATTCGGCAGGGTTCAAGCAATCTCCTTTGTATTTGACTGTTCCCGTTAAAGCTTCATGCGCTACAATATTCATTGAAAAATTATCATATGTACATGGTCCGATAAAAAAAACATTGTTCTTACTGATCACATCTCCTTTTCCCGCATTTAGGGTCATGTCAACAATTGAATAGTAATATCCCTTGTTTATGTCAGTTGTTCCGTTTGCCGTAATGATGTAATATTTATTCCTGTTCCCGGGAAATGGAACAATCAGTGAAGATTGAGTTGTTGATATTCCTCCGAATAATCCC from Bacteroidota bacterium includes the following:
- a CDS encoding PKD domain-containing protein; amino-acid sequence: MKRTLFVLYIFCLSAASSLATPTASISYSGWPPDTTCAGKNACFSTWATAFTDSMVIDWGDGSAKEKYTVNPNFICHTFSSTSVIKLIAYEGAMSDTATTQIYILQMPLSKFTTNYLTTCAKKNGVTVNFTNTTTGGTPPYVYDWDFGDGITDTVKDPVHTYYSPGEYIIRLISKPQYMPLGLFCDPIIYTDSITISVDSSLITSMIANPGCPCNTISFTATGNSNSWLWDFGDGTTSIAQNPSHTYPEPGQYVITLSGTGSNGCYFVRKMPLTVCGGSIGKVSKSNYRWYFGGGNSSANPTFDAGGINFNTAIPAPLTTGAQTAMEGCATISDANTGNLLFYTNGIKVWDNTHTVMPNGTGLFGGISTTQSSLIVPFPGNRNKYYIITANGTTDINKGYYYSIVDMTLNAGKGDVISKNNVFFIGPCTYDNFSMNIVAHEALTGTVKYKGDCLNPAEYWVVIPSCRDTFKAFLITSTGINPPITSVAPSDNYNGAGYSCISPDGSKYAVSQYQTGGTNKIRLFDFDKNTGLLSNEKIITYFMGFGYENFYGIAFSPNSSVLYAPFSSTFYQWDLNAANISTSLYRTTLAGANMWGSYLGPDKKIYLANSGGTSLTVINNPDIVGPGCNVTVNSFSLSGRQSRYGLQNIVPLSPLDTIPLKADFQATINPCSKQVTFSNSSCSFMPDSITTKWYYGDGTTGTFKTLQFPPHTYLAGGTYQVKLVISKKCYKSDSIVKTITVSPDLSVTTAITQPGCGNSNGSVSATPSGGTAGYSYLWSNGKTTQTVTGIGPGNYTVTVTDAKGCTTTSSATISSPSPLTAQFTKGIANCPGCGCKEWIIVTASGGTAPYAFLWPDGYVSRYKNHLCPGTYTINITDKNGCSINVNLNTP